A single window of Bradyrhizobium daqingense DNA harbors:
- a CDS encoding sensor histidine kinase encodes MPTLTGTESVTSPVASTGATRQELPYRLRQQSLLGEFGRTALQTRDIGQILQRATQLCAQGLETPFAKVLEYMPEEKRLLVSAGVGWAPETIGQISLGVDLESPAGYAFHTGQIVISNHLQEETRFRTPKLLSEHGIKRAINVLIARGGEGHLPFGVLEVDSADSGQFDLADADFLAGFAGLLGIAIERQHADAELQKALEHQAMLTREMSHRVKNSLASVVGLLRVQSRSAQSEEVQNALKDAASRITTIAQVHDHLWRSTRIGFVDIADFAGELCRKLQETLAYKIDCKFDHLMIPADKAIPLGLLINELVTNAAKHAYSDKSGEIQVAGAGRGADLHVVVADQGVGLPADFDMDQPRASLGFKVIKSLLAQLNGRIAVSSNEPKGTTIQLDVPLD; translated from the coding sequence ATGCCAACCCTCACGGGGACAGAATCCGTGACGTCTCCCGTCGCATCGACCGGGGCAACCAGACAGGAACTTCCGTACCGGTTGAGGCAACAGTCCTTGCTGGGCGAGTTCGGCCGAACCGCGCTGCAGACCCGCGACATCGGCCAGATACTCCAACGAGCGACGCAGCTCTGTGCCCAGGGTCTCGAAACACCTTTTGCCAAGGTCCTGGAGTACATGCCGGAGGAAAAACGGTTGCTGGTGAGCGCAGGCGTCGGATGGGCGCCGGAGACGATCGGCCAGATATCCCTGGGCGTCGATCTGGAGTCTCCCGCCGGCTACGCGTTCCATACCGGCCAAATCGTCATTTCCAACCACCTGCAGGAAGAAACCCGCTTTCGAACGCCGAAACTACTGTCGGAGCACGGCATCAAGCGCGCCATCAACGTTCTCATCGCGCGGGGCGGCGAAGGTCATCTACCGTTTGGTGTTCTGGAAGTCGACAGCGCTGACTCGGGTCAGTTCGATCTCGCGGATGCTGATTTCCTTGCCGGCTTTGCGGGCCTGCTCGGCATCGCCATTGAGCGGCAGCATGCCGACGCCGAGCTCCAAAAAGCCCTCGAGCACCAAGCCATGTTGACTCGAGAGATGAGCCACCGTGTCAAGAACAGCCTGGCGTCGGTGGTAGGCCTGCTCCGCGTCCAGTCCCGCAGCGCACAGTCCGAGGAAGTTCAAAACGCGCTCAAGGACGCCGCTTCCCGCATCACGACGATCGCCCAGGTTCACGACCACCTGTGGCGCAGCACCAGGATCGGGTTTGTCGATATTGCGGACTTCGCGGGCGAGCTTTGCAGGAAGCTGCAAGAAACGCTCGCCTACAAGATTGACTGTAAGTTCGACCACCTGATGATTCCGGCGGACAAGGCAATTCCGCTTGGCCTCCTGATCAATGAGCTTGTCACGAACGCGGCGAAGCACGCCTACTCCGACAAGTCCGGCGAAATCCAGGTGGCGGGCGCGGGGCGCGGAGCCGATTTGCATGTCGTGGTAGCGGATCAGGGCGTGGGACTGCCGGCGGATTTCGATATGGACCAGCCGCGAGCGAGCCTGGGCTTCAAGGTGATCAAGAGCCTGCTTGCCCAACTCAATGGACGCATCGCGGTCTCATCAAACGAGCCAAAGGGCACAACAATCCAACTTGATGTGCCGCTCGATTAG
- a CDS encoding ATP-binding protein, which produces MVRPETPKGVVLVLMPIGRDAATVAKLIERAGLRPVVCNTLQEVIENLEWVIEVVVVAEEALYGNNARVLEDWVGRQPPWSDQPFVVLTNRNEGGKFAAFRRELVIRLRNVGFLERPLQAITLQATVLSAERARRRQYQTRAYLEAQRGASAELERLVAERTADLERANSQLREEIAGRERAQAALLQAQKIEALGQLVGGVAHDFNNLLMAVIGNLDLLSKKLGEDARLHRLLDGAMEGARRGATLTQRLLAFARKQELKAQATDVRSLVEDMIGLIDRSVGPMVRIELHAEDNMPVVDVDPNQLEMALLNLAVNARDAMITGGVLTIGLSEQIVDIDDQLGVQPGRYVVLSVRDTGEGMDAQTLARAVEPFFSTKGVGKGTGLGLSMVFGLAQQSGGALRLESTPSSGTTARLWLPVASETSPPSGRAPNIVTQASAPAKILFVDDDLLIAGSTVDLLEDLGHQVIEAHSAIEALRLLESGLAADLLITDHAMPGMTGIELAREVRRQYPRLPILLATGFAELEGSEVVDVARLAKPYTQAQLATEIAHLLPNGRDGF; this is translated from the coding sequence ATGGTCCGGCCTGAAACGCCAAAAGGCGTGGTTTTGGTCCTGATGCCCATTGGACGGGACGCGGCAACTGTTGCCAAGTTGATCGAAAGGGCAGGCTTACGTCCCGTGGTCTGCAACACGCTTCAGGAAGTGATAGAGAATCTCGAGTGGGTCATCGAAGTCGTGGTTGTGGCGGAGGAGGCGCTCTACGGCAATAATGCCCGCGTTCTGGAGGACTGGGTGGGCCGTCAGCCACCGTGGTCCGATCAACCCTTTGTCGTACTGACCAACCGCAATGAAGGTGGCAAGTTTGCCGCGTTCAGGCGGGAGTTGGTCATTCGCCTGCGTAACGTGGGCTTTCTCGAGCGCCCCTTGCAGGCCATCACGCTTCAGGCCACGGTACTTTCCGCAGAGCGCGCTCGAAGACGACAGTATCAAACTCGTGCGTACCTTGAGGCGCAGCGCGGCGCCTCTGCCGAACTGGAGCGTTTGGTTGCGGAGAGAACGGCTGACCTTGAGCGGGCGAACAGTCAACTCCGGGAAGAAATTGCGGGTCGCGAGCGGGCCCAGGCAGCGTTGCTGCAGGCACAGAAAATCGAGGCGTTGGGCCAACTTGTCGGCGGGGTCGCGCACGATTTCAATAACCTGCTTATGGCTGTCATCGGCAACCTCGACCTGCTTTCGAAAAAACTAGGTGAAGATGCTCGACTTCACAGGCTCCTGGATGGCGCCATGGAGGGCGCCCGCCGTGGCGCCACTCTAACACAAAGGCTACTCGCTTTTGCGCGCAAGCAGGAACTGAAGGCGCAAGCTACAGACGTCCGAAGTCTTGTGGAAGACATGATAGGCCTCATAGATCGTTCGGTGGGTCCGATGGTTCGGATCGAGCTTCACGCCGAAGACAATATGCCGGTCGTCGACGTCGACCCGAACCAGCTCGAAATGGCTCTGCTCAATCTCGCCGTGAATGCCCGGGACGCTATGATTACTGGCGGCGTCCTCACGATCGGGCTGTCCGAGCAAATTGTCGACATCGACGATCAGCTTGGTGTCCAACCAGGCCGATACGTGGTGCTCTCGGTGCGAGATACTGGAGAAGGAATGGACGCACAAACGCTGGCCCGGGCCGTAGAACCTTTCTTCTCAACGAAGGGAGTCGGCAAGGGCACGGGTTTGGGTTTGTCCATGGTGTTCGGCCTGGCGCAACAATCCGGAGGTGCCCTGCGGCTCGAAAGCACCCCCTCAAGCGGGACAACCGCCAGACTTTGGCTTCCCGTTGCCAGTGAAACGTCGCCGCCTTCCGGACGCGCGCCGAACATCGTTACCCAAGCCTCGGCGCCAGCGAAGATTCTTTTTGTAGACGACGATCTTCTGATCGCCGGCAGTACTGTCGATCTGCTGGAAGACCTGGGACATCAGGTGATTGAAGCGCATTCCGCCATTGAGGCGTTGCGGCTTCTTGAAAGTGGCTTAGCTGCTGATCTTTTAATAACCGACCACGCGATGCCAGGAATGACAGGAATCGAATTGGCCCGAGAAGTGCGCCGCCAATATCCTCGACTTCCGATCTTGCTTGCGACGGGGTTCGCTGAACTGGAAGGAAGCGAAGTGGTAGACGTCGCACGTCTCGCGAAACCTTACACGCAAGCTCAACTTGCGACGGAGATCGCGCACCTCCTGCCGAATGGAAGGGATGGCTTCTAA
- a CDS encoding ATPase domain-containing protein → MDEEKRLLDGCELPRISTGNFGLDDILGGGFDPERMYLFEGQPGSGKTTLALEFLLEGVRVGEPTLYITLSETEQELRLVAKRHGWSLNGITIFELIPPETTLDPSQELTVLHPAEMELSETTQMIFDRVEALAPARIVLDSLSELRLLAQSPLRYRRQILALKHFFSGRKSTVVLLDDLSSQQNDLQLHSIAHGVVLLEQLAIDYGAQRRRLRVVKMRGIEFKGGFHDFTIRHGGLMVYPRLVAAEHHKEFDSDVVLSGNPELDTLLGGGLERGTNVLLIGAAGVGKSSLALTYAIAAAARNERSVIFAFDEGRGTVSARAKTLGLPLQDGLDKGLIDFQQIDPAEMAPGEFADAVRSSVERADARVVIIDSLNGYLNAMPDERFLILQMHELLSYLSHRGALTILVLAQHGLVGPMDTPLDISYLADGVLMLRYFEFDGSVRRALSVVKKRSGNHEHTIREFKLSHQGITVGPPLKGFSGIFGGTPV, encoded by the coding sequence ATGGATGAGGAAAAGCGGTTGCTCGACGGCTGTGAGCTCCCGAGGATTTCCACCGGAAATTTTGGTCTAGATGACATTCTCGGAGGCGGCTTTGATCCCGAGAGAATGTATCTGTTTGAAGGCCAACCCGGTTCAGGCAAGACAACCCTCGCTCTGGAATTTTTGCTGGAAGGAGTTCGCGTCGGCGAACCGACCCTCTACATCACGCTATCGGAGACTGAGCAAGAATTGCGTCTGGTCGCAAAGCGTCATGGGTGGTCGCTCAACGGCATTACAATCTTTGAATTGATCCCGCCTGAGACCACGCTGGATCCGAGCCAGGAACTCACGGTGCTGCATCCGGCCGAGATGGAGCTTAGCGAAACCACGCAGATGATCTTTGACCGGGTCGAGGCACTGGCGCCGGCGCGAATTGTACTCGATAGCCTGTCGGAGCTTCGCCTGCTGGCACAAAGCCCCCTTAGATACCGCCGTCAGATCCTCGCGTTGAAACACTTCTTTTCAGGTCGCAAGTCCACTGTGGTTTTGCTTGATGACCTTTCATCACAGCAGAACGATCTGCAATTGCATTCGATCGCCCATGGCGTTGTGCTTCTTGAACAGTTGGCAATCGATTACGGCGCGCAGCGGCGACGCCTTCGTGTCGTGAAGATGCGTGGTATCGAATTCAAGGGGGGATTTCACGACTTCACCATCCGGCATGGTGGTCTCATGGTTTACCCCCGACTTGTCGCAGCAGAACATCATAAGGAATTCGACAGCGACGTCGTCTTGAGCGGCAATCCGGAACTGGACACTCTTCTGGGCGGTGGCCTTGAGCGCGGAACGAATGTGCTCCTCATCGGTGCAGCGGGCGTTGGAAAATCATCGCTGGCGCTTACCTATGCGATCGCAGCCGCAGCCCGAAACGAACGCTCCGTGATTTTTGCCTTCGACGAAGGACGCGGCACTGTGAGTGCGCGAGCGAAGACGTTGGGACTTCCACTTCAAGACGGGCTCGATAAAGGCTTGATCGATTTTCAGCAAATCGACCCTGCTGAAATGGCGCCAGGCGAGTTTGCCGACGCGGTGCGGAGCAGCGTAGAACGTGCTGACGCGCGGGTAGTGATAATCGACAGCCTCAATGGCTATCTCAATGCGATGCCGGATGAGCGCTTTTTGATTCTTCAGATGCACGAGCTGCTGAGCTATCTCAGTCATCGCGGCGCCCTGACCATCCTCGTGCTGGCTCAGCATGGCCTCGTCGGACCGATGGATACGCCGCTGGACATTAGTTATCTCGCCGATGGCGTGCTGATGCTGCGTTATTTCGAGTTTGATGGCAGCGTGCGGCGCGCACTGTCCGTCGTGAAAAAGCGAAGCGGCAATCACGAACATACGATCCGAGAATTCAAACTGAGCCACCAAGGCATCACCGTCGGACCCCCGCTAAAGGGTTTCAGTGGCATTTTCGGCGGTACGCCGGTGTAG
- a CDS encoding hybrid sensor histidine kinase/response regulator → MGALHPLKTLQTKLDGVADARPLQLLIDSIVDYAIYMIDVDGTVRSWNSGAERLKGYSADEIIGKSFSLFYPPEDRAKELPQTALKIAAETGRFSSEGWRVRKDGTRFWALVVVDAIRDEQGQVIGFAKVTRDITERQQAHNDLLESERRYRRLIEAVVDYAIFQLDPAGNITTWNPGAQRIKGYDPDEIIGQHFSRFYTPEDIQTGVPKRALAEAAKLGRFEAEGWRVRKDSSRFWASVVIDRITDEAGELVGFAKVTRDVTERKQAQDELQRTQQQLAASQKLEAVGQLSGGIAHDFNNLLMIVLGNLETAERNSRGLTNSTNLQRALANAKRGAQRAAALTSRLLAFSRRQALDPQPINLNIFLNGLQEFLQRTLGERIEVQTVGSAGLWSIEADTNHLESAIINLGINARDAMPDGGKLTVEAMNVLADEDYCRVNPELSPGHYVIVCVTDTGTGMTADVLNHAFEPFFTTKELGQGTGLGLSQVYGFVKQSGGHVKIYSEVGQGTSIRMYFPRYHGDARPAEGNADEFRPEGEKLETILVVEDDTDLRAYVSELLRDLNYRVVVASSAQAALTILLQEEPKVDLVLTDVVMPGINGREMGRRAQQIRPGIKILYMTGYSRNAVVHQGRLDEGVELLEKPISQAKLAFRVREMLDRLDQY, encoded by the coding sequence TTGGGAGCGCTCCACCCGTTGAAAACACTGCAAACAAAGCTCGACGGGGTCGCCGACGCGCGGCCGCTTCAACTGCTCATCGACTCCATCGTGGACTACGCCATCTACATGATCGATGTAGATGGCACCGTGCGCAGTTGGAACTCCGGTGCCGAGCGATTGAAGGGCTACTCAGCGGACGAGATCATCGGCAAGTCCTTCTCATTGTTTTATCCGCCCGAGGATCGCGCGAAAGAGCTTCCCCAAACAGCGTTGAAAATTGCGGCAGAGACCGGCCGGTTCAGTTCCGAAGGGTGGCGCGTCCGCAAAGACGGGACCCGCTTTTGGGCGTTAGTCGTCGTGGATGCGATCCGCGACGAGCAAGGTCAGGTGATCGGCTTTGCAAAGGTCACGCGCGACATCACAGAACGTCAGCAGGCCCACAACGATCTGCTGGAGAGCGAGCGACGATACCGTCGATTGATCGAGGCTGTTGTCGATTATGCGATTTTTCAGCTGGATCCTGCCGGCAATATAACCACCTGGAATCCGGGTGCACAGCGCATCAAAGGCTACGATCCGGATGAAATTATCGGTCAGCACTTCAGTCGCTTCTACACGCCTGAAGATATTCAAACTGGCGTACCGAAACGGGCGCTCGCCGAAGCGGCCAAATTGGGACGCTTCGAGGCTGAAGGTTGGCGAGTGCGAAAGGACAGCAGTCGCTTTTGGGCGTCAGTTGTCATCGATCGCATCACCGACGAGGCCGGCGAATTGGTTGGGTTTGCAAAAGTAACGCGTGACGTAACCGAGCGAAAGCAGGCCCAGGACGAACTCCAGCGCACTCAGCAGCAGTTAGCCGCCTCTCAGAAGCTCGAAGCGGTAGGCCAGCTCAGCGGCGGGATCGCGCACGACTTCAATAATCTCCTGATGATCGTGCTTGGCAACCTTGAGACCGCGGAGCGGAACAGCCGCGGCCTGACTAACAGCACGAATCTTCAGCGGGCACTCGCCAATGCCAAGCGGGGCGCGCAGCGTGCCGCAGCACTGACTAGCCGCCTGCTCGCATTCTCCCGTCGGCAAGCGCTGGATCCGCAGCCTATCAATCTGAATATTTTTCTGAATGGATTGCAGGAGTTTCTGCAACGTACCCTCGGTGAACGCATCGAAGTTCAAACCGTCGGAAGTGCGGGTCTCTGGTCGATCGAGGCTGATACCAACCACCTCGAGTCTGCCATTATCAATCTCGGTATCAACGCACGCGACGCGATGCCGGATGGCGGCAAACTCACGGTCGAGGCTATGAACGTATTAGCTGACGAGGACTATTGCCGAGTGAATCCTGAGCTCTCCCCGGGCCATTATGTCATCGTTTGCGTAACAGACACTGGGACCGGGATGACCGCGGACGTCCTCAATCATGCTTTCGAGCCTTTTTTTACCACGAAAGAGCTCGGGCAAGGGACAGGCCTCGGACTTAGCCAAGTCTATGGTTTCGTAAAGCAGTCGGGTGGGCACGTGAAGATCTACAGCGAAGTCGGCCAAGGTACCAGCATCAGAATGTATTTCCCCCGCTACCATGGAGATGCTCGACCCGCCGAGGGTAATGCAGACGAGTTTCGCCCGGAAGGTGAGAAACTGGAGACGATACTCGTCGTCGAAGATGATACGGACCTGCGTGCATATGTTTCTGAGCTTCTGCGAGATTTAAATTATCGCGTGGTTGTGGCATCCAGCGCCCAGGCTGCCTTGACCATCCTTCTGCAGGAAGAGCCGAAGGTTGATCTTGTGCTGACGGATGTCGTCATGCCGGGAATCAATGGACGGGAGATGGGCCGGCGCGCACAGCAGATCCGCCCAGGCATCAAGATCCTGTACATGACAGGTTACTCGCGAAATGCCGTGGTCCACCAAGGGCGCCTTGATGAGGGCGTCGAGCTATTAGAGAAGCCGATCTCTCAGGCAAAACTCGCTTTTCGTGTGCGCGAAATGTTAGACCGGCTTGACCAATACTGA
- a CDS encoding SMP-30/gluconolactonase/LRE family protein, with the protein MTTDGHGRIWIAEAGLRALICIDDGGNEIRRMQGEGTDRFLFPNDLCFGPNGLLYLTDSGMAAEDFINGQAFVDGYMDLDWDGRVYEIDPAAMKVLRVLDRKIRFTNGIAFGSDNHLYANASFTGEIYRYDVLGEASPRREVFGNVLQPNANPDFKGPDGMAFGTDGRLYCTVYNQKNVRVLDRRGEVVDRLILDGPQPTNCAFTLEGKKLRVTEVGKGQVEEIDMPCEGLPLHLPKFA; encoded by the coding sequence TTGACGACTGATGGCCACGGCCGGATCTGGATCGCGGAAGCAGGCCTCCGGGCGCTGATCTGCATCGACGACGGCGGAAACGAGATCCGGCGCATGCAGGGCGAAGGTACGGACCGCTTTCTATTTCCGAACGATCTTTGCTTCGGCCCGAACGGACTGCTCTACCTGACCGACTCCGGCATGGCGGCCGAAGATTTCATCAACGGCCAGGCCTTCGTCGACGGCTATATGGACCTTGATTGGGACGGCCGTGTGTATGAGATCGATCCGGCGGCCATGAAGGTGCTACGCGTGCTCGATCGGAAGATCCGCTTCACCAACGGCATTGCTTTCGGCTCCGACAATCACCTCTATGCCAACGCGTCCTTCACCGGCGAGATCTACCGATATGACGTGCTCGGCGAAGCCTCGCCTAGACGCGAGGTCTTCGGCAACGTCCTGCAACCGAATGCCAATCCCGATTTCAAAGGTCCGGACGGGATGGCCTTCGGCACGGATGGCCGCCTCTATTGCACGGTCTACAACCAGAAGAACGTCAGGGTGCTGGACCGACGGGGTGAAGTCGTCGACCGGCTGATCCTGGATGGGCCGCAGCCGACGAATTGTGCCTTCACGCTCGAGGGCAAGAAGCTACGCGTGACTGAAGTCGGCAAGGGGCAAGTCGAAGAGATCGATATGCCCTGCGAGGGCCTGCCGCTGCATCTGCCGAAGTTCGCCTGA
- a CDS encoding TRAP transporter large permease subunit yields MTSVSHTPHVDTGLAAGRSQANSRRWVVTANMVLGHAVAVPAALLVLAEIVVLSAGIVGRYVFRSPIVWSDELAGILFLWLAMLGSVIAFQRGEHMRMTAIVGVLSAELRAFLDVIAAAASLAFLVLVVWPAYEFAADEAFVTTPALEIVNTWRAAALPIGIGLMLIAAVLRLIRIASLRSLLASLAIVAGIIGTFILLAPVLKALGNLNLLIFFVFVVGAMVFAAVPIAFAFGLATVGYLALTTSTPDVVMIGRMDEGMSHLILLAVPLFVFLGLLIEMTGMARAMVSFLASLLGHVRGGLHYVLVGAMYLVSGISGSKAADMAAVAPVLFPEMRQRGAKPGDLVALLAATGAQTETIPPSLVLITIGSVTGVSISALFTGGLLPGVVLAIMLAAVVWWRYRREDLSHVKRATGRQIGRAFVIAIPAIALPFVIRTAVVEGVATATEVSTIGILYSACAGLFIYRQFDWRRIYPMLVETASLSGAILLIIGAATGMAWALTQSGFSASLAKFMTSLPGGVPVFLAVTIVTFVILGSVLEGIPAIVLFGPLLFPIARQVGVHDVHYAMVVVLAMGIGLFAPPFGVGYYAACAISRINPDEGMKPIVGYMIALLIGTLIVAAVPWLSIGFL; encoded by the coding sequence ATGACCAGCGTGAGCCATACGCCGCATGTGGATACCGGGCTCGCGGCCGGCAGATCTCAAGCGAATTCGCGCCGATGGGTGGTGACAGCGAACATGGTGCTTGGCCACGCTGTCGCAGTCCCGGCGGCCTTGCTCGTGCTGGCGGAGATCGTGGTGCTGTCCGCGGGCATCGTGGGCAGATACGTATTCCGCTCGCCGATCGTCTGGTCCGACGAGCTTGCCGGCATTCTCTTCCTCTGGCTCGCCATGCTCGGGTCTGTGATTGCGTTCCAGCGCGGCGAGCACATGCGGATGACCGCCATCGTCGGCGTGCTCAGTGCGGAGCTCCGCGCGTTCCTGGATGTCATAGCGGCCGCGGCGTCGCTGGCATTTCTCGTGCTCGTCGTTTGGCCGGCCTATGAATTCGCCGCCGACGAGGCCTTCGTCACCACTCCGGCGCTCGAGATCGTCAACACCTGGCGTGCGGCAGCGCTGCCGATCGGCATCGGGCTGATGCTGATCGCAGCCGTCCTCCGGCTCATCCGCATCGCGAGCCTGCGCAGCTTGCTGGCCTCCCTGGCGATCGTCGCAGGCATCATCGGAACGTTCATTCTGCTGGCGCCGGTCTTGAAGGCACTTGGCAATCTGAATCTTCTGATCTTCTTCGTTTTCGTGGTCGGCGCGATGGTCTTTGCGGCCGTGCCGATCGCGTTTGCATTTGGCCTCGCCACGGTCGGCTATCTCGCCCTGACAACCAGCACGCCCGACGTCGTGATGATCGGACGAATGGACGAGGGCATGAGCCACTTGATCCTGCTTGCCGTGCCTCTCTTCGTCTTTCTCGGCCTTCTGATCGAGATGACGGGCATGGCGCGCGCCATGGTCAGCTTCCTGGCAAGCCTTTTGGGCCACGTGCGTGGCGGACTGCACTACGTGCTGGTCGGGGCGATGTATCTGGTCTCAGGCATCTCCGGCTCCAAGGCGGCGGACATGGCTGCGGTGGCTCCAGTGCTGTTTCCCGAGATGCGGCAGCGTGGGGCCAAGCCCGGCGATCTCGTTGCGCTCCTGGCCGCGACGGGGGCGCAGACCGAGACGATTCCCCCGTCACTCGTTCTGATCACGATCGGCTCGGTGACCGGTGTGTCGATCTCGGCGCTGTTCACCGGCGGGTTGCTTCCGGGCGTGGTGCTCGCGATCATGCTCGCGGCCGTGGTGTGGTGGCGATACCGCCGCGAGGACCTGTCTCACGTCAAACGGGCGACGGGGCGGCAGATTGGCCGCGCCTTTGTGATCGCGATACCGGCCATCGCGCTGCCATTCGTGATCCGGACCGCCGTCGTCGAAGGCGTTGCGACGGCAACGGAGGTCTCGACCATCGGGATCCTGTACTCGGCCTGTGCGGGACTCTTCATCTATCGGCAGTTCGACTGGCGCCGCATCTATCCGATGCTGGTCGAGACGGCTTCGCTGTCGGGGGCGATCCTGCTCATCATCGGCGCGGCGACGGGCATGGCCTGGGCGCTGACCCAGTCGGGATTTTCTGCCTCTCTTGCAAAGTTCATGACCAGCCTTCCCGGCGGAGTACCTGTCTTCCTTGCCGTGACGATCGTGACCTTCGTGATCCTGGGCAGCGTTCTGGAAGGGATCCCGGCCATCGTCTTGTTCGGCCCGCTCCTGTTCCCGATCGCGCGGCAGGTCGGGGTGCACGATGTCCACTACGCGATGGTGGTCGTTCTCGCGATGGGCATCGGCCTGTTCGCGCCACCGTTCGGCGTCGGCTACTACGCGGCTTGCGCCATCAGCCGCATCAACCCGGACGAGGGCATGAAGCCGATCGTGGGCTACATGATCGCGCTTTTGATCGGCACGCTGATCGTCGCGGCCGTGCCCTGGCTATCGATCGGCTTCCTTTGA